The window TTTCGTCTATATACTGCTCAAACTGGTTCAGTGGAATTTGCATATTTTATCCCATTAATATTTTTTCAATTTCCTCACTCGCTTTTTTCAAAGCTTCTTTAGTTTTGTCTTTCAGTTTTTGGGCTTGTTGTCTTATGCCTGTGATATGGGTGGTCTATTCGATTGTGTGTAGTTTTATTTATTCGTCCATTCGGTTTTCAATGTCCATTTTCTGGTGTAAAACTCTTATTATTTCAACAATATTTCTTCTGGATTTCTTATAGAAGATAATATGCGACTTCACAATTGATGCTCTATATCCTTTTTTAATGTAGTCAACGGATTTTCCACTTTCAAAGTTCTCAGATATAAATTCGATTTCGTCTAAAATTAGATTGTAGTATCTATCAGCTTGCTCAAGCGACCAATTTTCAAACGTGTACAACCATATCTTTTCGATATCTTGATTTGCTTTCTCGCTAATTAAGTATTTCATTTCTTCACGTGTTTAGCATGAAGATTTTTAAGATTTTCTTTTCGGTCAAAGTC of the Williamwhitmania sp. genome contains:
- a CDS encoding type II toxin-antitoxin system RelE/ParE family toxin; its protein translation is MKYLISEKANQDIEKIWLYTFENWSLEQADRYYNLILDEIEFISENFESGKSVDYIKKGYRASIVKSHIIFYKKSRRNIVEIIRVLHQKMDIENRMDE